A genomic stretch from Aedes albopictus strain Foshan chromosome 2, AalbF5, whole genome shotgun sequence includes:
- the LOC109407969 gene encoding ARL14 effector protein, which produces MEDCVEIQSSDEGEPERIGISSASCSPLPHAERSNTPVSANLRHSNQQQAQQQQTISQRITRRTENGQLKKLETDPKFLANFNPNTSRREKRKLNRKSTPLVVPKATGLYTERGIHRETGKDMCDCLDMSCPGCHFPCQCCGSAKCGPHCRATRKWMYESIEHDAKDLVIRNKLLIKK; this is translated from the coding sequence aTGGAAGACTGTGTGGAAATTCAATCCTCCGACGAAGGCGAACCCGAACGTATCGGTATCTCGTCGGCGTCCTGCTCGCCCCTGCCGCACGCGGAACGCTCCAATACGCCGGTCTCCGCAAATCTGCGACATTCGAATCAACAACAGGCGCAACAGCAGCAAACCATCTCGCAGCGAATCACCCGCCGGACCGAGAACGGACAGCTGAAAAAGCTCGAAACGGATCCCAAGTTCTTGGCCAATTTCAACCCAAATACATCGCGCCGTGAGAAGCGGAAACTGAACAGGAAATCGACGCCGCTGGTGGTGCCCAAGGCGACCGGACTGTACACCGAGAGGGGAATCCATCGGGAAACCGGGAAGGATATGTGCGATTGTTTGGATATGAGCTGCCCCGGGTGTCACTTTCCGTGTCAGTGCTGCGGGAGCGCCAAGTGCGGACCGCATTGCCGTGCGACGCGCAAATGGATGTACGAGAGTATCGAGCATGACGCCAAGGATCTGGTGATTAGGAACAAATTGCTGATTAAAAAATAA
- the LOC115269703 gene encoding methyltransferase-like protein 25B: protein MLLFNHSFQQYNMPIEYSAHSFNYEDYFRRSAEFLGRHRWIFEQSNTKFVQAGILDALPRTWIEDFRRASNEELNQIPLARVNEAWCDDLNQFLRTMDGLLVEYERKCDGCGENSKMIRGISPKKLYEIQNLTSLIGEVCDRNETFLDFGSGLGYLSQSIHSVHQCRVLGLEGDRYRVQAALQRQMKLFPNSMKQVKYAQHFIEEDSFERIQESLKSEFLEESNPIPLAIVGLHACADLSITAIKMFLSNASISKLVIMPCCYHKLAFGSTDTTFKNFPLSDQLKDALEREPNFIGRPFLRLGCQQTSARWKTMTAEEHVSHGLAMFERSLMEAIIESDQRITKRKDTSSSNLLETYQLCDETGARLEWSDRHRKRLEELRNNYSEGGQLAEYLTCLQTCLQPICENLILLDRMCYIETEAQRRNICIRSKLVKFANDNLSPRCFVITAEKG, encoded by the exons ATGTTATTATTTAATCACTCTTTTCAACAATACAATATGCCGATAGAATATTCCGCGCATTCCTTCAACTATGAAGATTACTTTCGGCGTAGTGCGGAGTTCCTCGGCCGGCACCGGTGGATCTTCGAGCAATCGAACACGAAGTTTGTGCAAGCGGGCATTCTCGACGCGCTGCCTCGCACGTGGATCGAAGATTTTAGGCGCGCCAGCAACGAGGAGCTGAACCAAATTCCGTTGGCGCGCGTAAATGAAGCATGGTGCGATGATTTGAATCAGTTTTTGCGCACTATGGATGGTTTATTGGTCGAGTATGAGCGGAAATGTGATGGTTGCGGTGAAAATTCTAAAATGATTAGAGGGATCAGTCCTAAGAAATTGTATGAAATTCAGAACCTGACGAGTCTGATTGGTGAAGTTTGTGATCGCAATGAAACTTTCCTAGATTTTGGGTCAGGATTA GGTTATCTAAGTCAAAGCATTCACTCAGTCCACCAATGCAGGGTTCTTGGTCTGGAGGGAGATCGCTATCGAGTGCAAGCGGCACTGCAAAGACAAATGAAGCTTTTTCCCAATTCTATGAAACAAGTGAAATACGCTCAACACTTCATAGAGGAAGATTCGTTCGAGCGAATCCAAGAATCGTTAAAAtcggaatttctagaagagtcaAACCCCATCCCACTTGCAATCGTTGGCTTACATGCTTGCGCCGATCTCTCGATAACCGCCATCAAAATGTTCCTTTCAAATGCTTCCATATCCAAGTTAGTGATCATGCCGTGCTGTTACCACAAATTGGCCTTCGGTTCCACTGACACGACGTTTAAGAACTTCCCATTGAGTGATCAACTAAAGGACGCCCTAGAAAGAGAACCAAACTTCATTGGAAGGCCGTTCCTTCGATTGGGTTGCCAGCAGACTTCGGCACGATGGAAGACTATGACAGCGGAGGAACACGTCTCCCATGGACTGGCGATGTTCGAACGAAGTCTGATGGAGGCGATTATTGAATCGGATCAAAGGATTACCAAGCGAAAAGACACTTCTAGCAGTAATCTTTTGGAAACATATCAGCTCTGTGATGAGACGGGTGCACGGTTGGAATGGAGCGATCGGCATCGTAAGCGATTGGAGGAGCTCCGTAACAATTATTCTGAAGGCGGCCAATTGGCGGAGTATTTGACGTGTCTTCAAACATGTTTACAG CCAATTTGTGAGAACCTGATCTTATTGGATAGGATGTGCTACATCGAAACGGAAGCACAAAGACGAAACATTTGTATACGATCAAAACTGGTAAAATTTGCAAACGACAATCTTTCACCACGATGTTTCGTTATAACAGCCGAGAAAGGCTAG